One Melitaea cinxia chromosome 20, ilMelCinx1.1, whole genome shotgun sequence DNA segment encodes these proteins:
- the LOC123663633 gene encoding uncharacterized protein LOC123663633, with amino-acid sequence MHIFIIFCFVISASGQLMKPEFVKENRQVCMKISRDPFFDIDLVVGKPWRIYHTWNMKLDTKCLDMIIKNATRSIIKRIWTDMYEYLEQQPTWDAATLHITMGSAKHEMLLFADNGPAGAFLAVPNVIRDANINPLLKAVPLLKFQMKLLREGKFLLVMDCHLGGASLAARSDQPPYRSEIAAEVATLDIGDGYPACTKEINKEEQFFLK; translated from the exons AtgcatatttttatcattttctgCTTTGTAATAAGTGCATCCGGTCAGTTAATGAAACCTGAATTTGTGAAAGAGAATCGACAAGTATGCATGAAGATATCAAGAGACCCATTCTTTGACATAGACTTAGTTGTTGGTAAGCCGTGGCGAATTTACCACACTTGGAATATGAAACTGGACACTAAATGTTTGGATATGATTATCAAAAATGCTACTAGATCG ATAATCAAGAGAATTTGGACAGATATGTATGAGTACTTAGAACAGCAGCCTACATGGGATGCCGCGACTCTCCATATAACTATGGGATCCGCGAAACACGAAATGCTCCTGTTTGCTGATAATGGACCAGCTGGAGCTTTCTTGGCAGTTCCTAATGTCATTAGAGATGCTa ATATCAACCCATTGCTCAAAGCGGTACcacttcttaagttccaaatGAAGTTATTACGGGAAGGCAAATTTCTTCTTGTAATGGACTGTCACCTTGGTGGAGCGTCTCTTGCAGCAAGGTCTGATCAACCACCGTACCGTTCAGAGATCGCTGCTGAGGTAGCAACCCTGGATATTGGAGACGGTTATCCAGCGTGcacaaaggaaataaataaagaagaacAATTCTTtctgaaataa
- the LOC123663634 gene encoding uncharacterized protein LOC123663634: METSIDFSALFLTTNMSGQFRIIPSFAFQMEKIPLLIFGLKIVEPGYLGIINCQHRFCYALAPVDKIPEENKINLAAETLGFKGEFNRSYLTNEHDPPVIPSAYSDDEDEDEQLEIENEEYVLKNNK; this comes from the exons ATGGAGACGTCGATAGATTTCAGCGCTCTCTTTCTGACAACTAACATGTCTGGACAGTTTAGGATTATCCCTTCGTTTGCTTTTCAGA tGGAAAAAATTCCTTTACTGATATTTGGATTGAAGATTGTTGAGCCTGGATATTTGGGTATTATAAACTGTCAACATCGGTTCTGTTACGCGTTAGCACCTGTTGACAAAATACCGGaggaaaataaa ATAAACTTAGCAGCTGAGACGTTAGGCTTCAAGGGTGAATTTAACCGATCATACTTAACTAACGAGCATGACCCGCCCGTCATTCCATCAGCGTATTCTGacgatgaagatgaagacgaaCAGCTGGAAATTGAAAATGAAGAATACGtattgaaaaataacaaataa